From the genome of Sulfurovum sp. NBC37-1, one region includes:
- a CDS encoding YwbE family protein yields the protein MPEKDGRKRSNIKYGMDVAIVLKEDQSTGYLTYGKVQKILTNSPTHPHGIKVRLNTGEVGRVKEIL from the coding sequence ATGCCAGAGAAAGACGGCAGAAAAAGAAGCAACATAAAGTATGGGATGGATGTAGCCATTGTGTTGAAAGAGGATCAGAGTACAGGCTATCTTACCTACGGCAAGGTCCAGAAGATCCTTACCAACTCCCCTACCCATCCGCACGGCATAAAAGTACGGCTCAACACAGGCGAAGTGGGACGTGTGAAAGAGATACTGTGA
- a CDS encoding AAA family ATPase — protein MSSKREKEKLKFKRSDITFDDVVGHKEVKKRLRSIIKIIQDPEKLKDFDIPLPRGALLYGPPSIGKSMLAKAFIHEAGFSYLEISGSKLFELDHIKEVYDLASRHAPSVVLLEDIDIKGVLQGTITNVSFSDIAKVIESSEPTVFTIATAESLDDVDPVLTAPQKLDFLIEVSKLDKDARKFFIEKILEKPHDPKINVDRIVRYITGMSAMELDRLGRMAALNVIEEDKKWITEDILIEQINIIKYGHKIETQMVKNLEEELKMTAYHEAAHAVLSCILMPQVKIEQVTISRRSKMLGFVSYNAEDEYSNITKEEIFNDVCVLMAGRMSKIVKAGEEKMDSGAVNDLSQASVNIYAALTTLGMDKELGLINIESIAMMADDFLAAKIEERFMHWINVARERTEALVREHWDKIEKLALQLIEKEIVEEEELLKIVGKVKRSYPIPASL, from the coding sequence ATGTCATCCAAAAGAGAAAAAGAGAAACTCAAGTTCAAGCGGTCTGATATTACCTTCGATGATGTAGTGGGACATAAAGAGGTCAAGAAGAGACTCCGGTCTATCATTAAGATCATACAGGACCCCGAAAAGCTGAAGGACTTCGATATACCGCTGCCCAGAGGTGCGCTGCTGTACGGTCCGCCAAGTATAGGCAAGAGCATGCTTGCAAAGGCTTTCATTCATGAGGCGGGCTTTTCGTATCTGGAGATCTCGGGATCAAAACTGTTTGAACTCGACCATATCAAGGAAGTATATGACCTTGCCTCACGGCATGCTCCCAGTGTCGTTCTTCTCGAAGATATCGATATCAAAGGTGTCCTGCAGGGGACCATTACGAATGTATCGTTCTCCGATATCGCCAAAGTGATCGAATCGTCTGAGCCTACGGTCTTTACAATCGCAACGGCAGAATCACTGGATGATGTCGATCCCGTACTGACCGCGCCTCAGAAACTTGATTTCCTCATCGAGGTATCCAAGCTCGACAAAGATGCGAGGAAGTTCTTTATCGAGAAGATACTCGAAAAACCGCATGACCCGAAGATCAACGTGGACCGTATTGTCCGTTATATCACCGGGATGAGCGCGATGGAACTCGACAGGCTGGGGAGAATGGCGGCACTGAATGTCATAGAAGAGGACAAGAAGTGGATTACCGAGGATATTCTTATCGAGCAGATAAACATCATCAAGTACGGACACAAGATCGAAACGCAGATGGTCAAGAACCTGGAAGAGGAACTCAAAATGACCGCCTATCATGAAGCGGCACATGCTGTACTCTCCTGCATTCTGATGCCGCAGGTAAAAATAGAACAGGTCACGATCTCACGTCGGAGCAAAATGCTCGGATTCGTTTCATACAATGCGGAAGATGAATACTCCAACATTACCAAAGAAGAGATCTTCAATGATGTCTGTGTCCTGATGGCCGGGCGTATGTCAAAGATCGTGAAGGCCGGTGAGGAAAAGATGGACAGTGGTGCCGTGAATGATCTCTCCCAGGCATCGGTGAATATCTATGCAGCGCTTACCACGCTGGGGATGGACAAAGAACTGGGATTGATCAACATTGAATCTATTGCAATGATGGCTGATGATTTCCTGGCGGCGAAGATAGAAGAACGGTTCATGCACTGGATCAATGTGGCAAGAGAACGGACAGAAGCGCTGGTAAGGGAACATTGGGATAAAATAGAAAAACTGGCGCTTCAGCTGATCGAGAAGGAGATCGTTGAAGAGGAAGAGCTGTTGAAGATCGTCGGAAAAGTAAAGCGTTCTTATCCGATCCCGGCTTCTCTATAG
- a CDS encoding sulfite:cytochrome C oxidoreductase subunit B, giving the protein MTAIKKLIITTLLAATPLMAQVKEKIEVPYMAFPIKMGKGFDAVQANCLMCHSFGYIINQGRQSRAFWKGKIDKMIIHFKAPISDKDTKTIEDYLFQHYGNGKEQ; this is encoded by the coding sequence ATGACTGCAATCAAAAAACTAATTATCACAACACTGCTCGCGGCCACACCGTTGATGGCACAGGTCAAAGAGAAGATCGAAGTCCCGTACATGGCTTTCCCGATCAAAATGGGAAAAGGGTTTGATGCCGTTCAGGCGAACTGTCTTATGTGCCATTCCTTTGGCTATATTATCAACCAGGGAAGACAGTCCAGAGCGTTCTGGAAAGGAAAAATCGATAAAATGATCATCCACTTCAAAGCACCAATCAGCGACAAAGACACCAAAACTATTGAAGACTATCTCTTTCAACACTATGGGAACGGTAAGGAGCAGTAA
- a CDS encoding molybdopterin-dependent oxidoreductase yields MERRDFFKKAAVTAGAAALGTSTLKAGETHQPISNRKIGDVTFPEKRPLITFSDRPPLLETPREVFTCALTPNDQFFVRWHMPDIPTYIDMDKFTISVNGMVNKELKISLKELKEDYEQVDVAAVLQCGGNSRSAFTPTAGGIQWGSGAMGCAMWKGVRLRDILDRAGVKKGAEWLAVRGSEKAAYYETPNFIRELHLDELDDHVIIAYQMNGEDLPYLNGFPVRLVIPGVYSDSWIKMIDNITVTDKYQKLFFMDHAYVVPDNECECETPEKKFPKTKPIYKMNVKSVIGYPSNGAKLTLKSQAVIRGVAFDGGAGIKEVQISLDGSKTWDKAILDSGKLGRYAYRTFRYGFKPHTLGKMEIMAKAINKLGEAQPLSKDIKWNHGGYKYNGIDVVTVEVV; encoded by the coding sequence ATGGAAAGAAGAGATTTTTTTAAAAAGGCAGCAGTAACTGCCGGCGCAGCCGCACTGGGTACCTCTACCCTTAAAGCAGGTGAAACACACCAGCCCATCAGTAACAGAAAAATAGGAGATGTCACTTTTCCTGAAAAGCGTCCTCTCATCACTTTCTCGGACAGACCACCACTGCTTGAGACTCCACGAGAGGTTTTTACCTGTGCACTGACACCCAATGATCAGTTTTTTGTACGCTGGCATATGCCCGATATCCCGACCTATATCGATATGGACAAATTTACTATCTCTGTCAACGGTATGGTCAACAAGGAACTCAAGATCTCTCTCAAAGAGCTCAAAGAAGACTACGAGCAGGTAGACGTTGCCGCAGTACTTCAATGCGGAGGTAACAGCCGTTCTGCATTTACACCGACTGCCGGCGGTATACAGTGGGGTAGCGGTGCCATGGGATGTGCGATGTGGAAGGGTGTCAGACTGCGTGACATCCTCGACAGAGCCGGAGTCAAAAAAGGAGCGGAATGGCTTGCGGTACGCGGAAGCGAAAAAGCCGCCTATTATGAAACACCCAACTTTATTCGTGAACTTCATCTCGATGAGCTCGATGATCACGTCATCATTGCCTACCAGATGAACGGCGAAGACCTGCCTTACCTGAACGGATTCCCTGTAAGACTCGTTATTCCCGGTGTCTACTCGGACAGCTGGATCAAAATGATCGACAACATCACCGTTACGGACAAATACCAGAAACTCTTTTTTATGGACCACGCCTATGTCGTACCGGACAATGAATGCGAATGTGAAACACCTGAGAAAAAATTCCCGAAAACCAAGCCGATCTACAAAATGAACGTCAAATCCGTCATTGGCTACCCGTCTAACGGTGCAAAGCTGACACTGAAGTCACAGGCCGTGATACGCGGTGTTGCCTTTGACGGCGGTGCAGGTATCAAAGAGGTACAAATCTCTCTTGATGGCAGCAAGACATGGGACAAAGCCATACTTGACAGCGGAAAACTCGGTCGATATGCCTACAGAACGTTCCGTTACGGTTTCAAACCGCATACACTCGGAAAAATGGAGATCATGGCAAAAGCGATCAATAAACTCGGTGAAGCACAACCACTTTCAAAAGATATTAAATGGAACCATGGCGGTTACAAATACAACGGTATCGATGTCGTTACTGTAGAAGTCGTATAA
- a CDS encoding TrmH family RNA methyltransferase, with amino-acid sequence MKEERRVRSSQERIDRIDQILCCKQPTLKVMLDDVHSSQNLSAILRTCDAVGVQHLYYTTSDNRDLRIHKTITQGAHRWVERTRISTEEQRVFLQKKQKEGYQVVVTHLEERAVPFREVDYTKPTIIVMGNEKDGVSSETVELADTVIIIPMQGMVQSLNVSVAAALILYEAERQLAEAGKYDTPQLSKEEREKIKSGWLYRDNIARRSKGKIPLR; translated from the coding sequence ATGAAAGAGGAGCGGCGTGTCCGATCGAGTCAGGAGCGTATAGACCGCATCGATCAGATACTCTGCTGTAAACAGCCTACACTCAAAGTCATGCTCGATGACGTTCACAGTTCCCAGAACCTTTCGGCCATTCTCCGTACCTGCGATGCCGTAGGGGTACAGCATCTATATTACACGACATCAGACAACAGGGATCTTCGTATCCACAAGACCATTACCCAGGGAGCACACCGTTGGGTGGAACGTACCCGAATAAGTACAGAAGAGCAAAGAGTGTTTCTTCAGAAGAAGCAGAAAGAGGGGTATCAGGTTGTTGTGACCCATTTAGAAGAGAGGGCTGTTCCTTTCAGAGAAGTAGATTACACAAAGCCGACGATCATCGTGATGGGGAATGAAAAGGATGGTGTTTCTTCAGAAACAGTTGAGCTGGCCGATACGGTGATCATCATCCCCATGCAGGGTATGGTCCAAAGCCTCAATGTCTCTGTCGCTGCGGCACTCATACTCTATGAGGCAGAGCGGCAGTTGGCGGAGGCAGGCAAGTATGATACACCGCAGCTCTCAAAAGAGGAAAGGGAGAAGATCAAGAGTGGGTGGCTCTATCGTGACAATATCGCCAGGAGAAGCAAAGGGAAGATACCGCTAAGGTGA
- the upp gene encoding uracil phosphoribosyltransferase, translating into MIHELKNPVVKTLLNHLRDTKTDAFRFRHIVHELTRLLVYEALTNEPMEEREIETWQGKESFPFLREKDLLFVTVLRAGLPMLETAMNIFPEAEAGFLAMKRDEKTHQSVLYYDRVPESCEGRTVIIVDPMVATGGSLCDAIALMKTRSPKKILTLNLIGAPEGLDIIKQKHPDIELYIAQIDEKLNDDKFILPGLGDAGDRSYNTPA; encoded by the coding sequence ATGATACATGAACTGAAAAATCCTGTCGTAAAAACTCTTTTGAACCATTTGCGTGACACGAAAACAGATGCATTTCGTTTTCGTCATATTGTTCATGAGCTTACACGCCTCCTGGTCTATGAGGCACTGACAAATGAGCCCATGGAGGAAAGAGAGATAGAGACCTGGCAGGGCAAAGAGAGTTTTCCCTTCCTGAGAGAGAAAGACCTTCTTTTTGTCACTGTCCTGCGTGCCGGCCTTCCGATGCTGGAAACCGCTATGAACATATTTCCGGAAGCCGAAGCCGGTTTTCTTGCCATGAAACGGGATGAAAAAACGCATCAGTCCGTACTTTACTATGACCGTGTTCCCGAAAGCTGTGAAGGTAGAACCGTCATTATTGTTGACCCGATGGTCGCCACAGGAGGTTCACTCTGCGATGCCATTGCCCTTATGAAAACACGATCCCCAAAAAAGATCCTTACCCTCAATCTCATAGGTGCTCCGGAGGGACTGGATATCATCAAACAGAAACATCCCGATATTGAGCTCTACATTGCCCAGATAGACGAAAAGCTCAATGATGACAAGTTCATACTGCCAGGCCTTGGAGATGCAGGAGACCGTTCCTATAATACACCGGCCTAA
- a CDS encoding HIT family protein produces the protein MSVIYENKNIRIETEESEIPWLKIFTQHPYKEMSEVPSEIKFEIYDFLDIIEKAMIDYYSPEKINIASFGNYLPHVHWHIMARFKEDSYFPEPMWGDKQRETTMKLPSFDNFCQELNSLIR, from the coding sequence ATGTCTGTCATCTATGAAAACAAAAATATCCGCATCGAAACGGAAGAAAGTGAAATACCCTGGCTCAAGATCTTCACCCAACACCCCTACAAAGAGATGAGCGAAGTACCTTCTGAGATCAAGTTTGAGATCTATGACTTTCTGGATATCATAGAGAAAGCGATGATCGATTATTACAGTCCTGAAAAAATCAATATCGCTTCTTTCGGGAACTATCTGCCGCATGTACACTGGCACATCATGGCACGATTCAAAGAAGACAGTTACTTCCCTGAACCGATGTGGGGAGACAAACAGAGAGAAACTACAATGAAGCTCCCCTCTTTTGATAATTTTTGTCAGGAGCTGAATAGCTTGATAAGATAA
- a CDS encoding YaiI/YqxD family protein, translating to MTLFIDGDAFPNLLKPIVLRSIERLALPTKVIANKKINIGRSSHIEYIIVDQGADEADHRIVDLCQKDDLVITADIPLADRIISKEGHAIDHRGELYSIENIKQYLAMRNLMESIRESGEMTGGPKAFGPKDAHAFANQFNAFLAKNC from the coding sequence GTGACACTCTTCATCGACGGTGATGCCTTTCCAAATCTTCTTAAACCCATTGTACTTCGCAGTATCGAACGATTAGCACTTCCCACCAAGGTCATTGCCAACAAGAAGATCAATATAGGCAGGTCATCACATATCGAATACATCATTGTGGACCAGGGAGCGGACGAGGCGGATCACCGCATTGTGGACCTCTGTCAAAAAGATGATCTTGTCATTACCGCGGATATTCCTCTGGCCGACCGTATCATCAGTAAAGAAGGACATGCCATAGACCATCGCGGAGAGCTCTACAGTATTGAAAACATTAAACAGTATCTGGCTATGAGAAACCTGATGGAGAGCATCAGGGAGAGCGGAGAGATGACAGGCGGCCCCAAAGCATTCGGACCCAAAGATGCCCACGCCTTTGCCAACCAGTTCAATGCTTTTTTGGCAAAGAACTGCTGA
- a CDS encoding CHAD domain-containing protein, whose translation MKIIRKKENAVSIVRDILQDLLADIYAYRKRVLKEDDNEVLHQFRIAVRRSVVLMGEFSSIDRSGQILVHRKALKTLIGISNTKRDLDVLYGRICTLSAEAVSHNDAVNLLKKQLEEMLQKEHRKILEYLLSQTCSDILRSWEAYLGREYFNTVSDSDVTIKKLSDKVIYRRFLKIKKQIKALEQKPGKTEEKLHALRISYKKLRYLLETFAGLYRKKKMQKLLKEMKKIQKVLGDFHDSCQQDVLLEQLLKIEEDPTLRIFISEVLRPELKKYREKEIKEIKKQLERFLRKKKCYRKLFR comes from the coding sequence GTGAAGATAATACGCAAAAAAGAAAATGCTGTTTCAATAGTTAGAGATATCTTGCAGGATCTGCTTGCAGATATCTATGCCTACCGCAAACGTGTGCTGAAAGAGGATGACAATGAAGTGCTGCACCAGTTCAGGATTGCAGTGAGACGGTCGGTCGTACTGATGGGGGAGTTCTCATCCATCGATAGAAGCGGCCAGATCCTGGTGCATAGAAAGGCACTTAAAACACTCATCGGCATCAGTAATACCAAACGTGATCTCGATGTACTGTATGGGCGGATATGCACTTTGAGCGCTGAAGCGGTTTCCCACAACGACGCAGTGAATCTTTTGAAAAAACAGCTGGAGGAGATGCTGCAAAAGGAGCACAGGAAGATTCTGGAGTATCTTCTAAGCCAAACCTGCAGCGATATTTTACGATCCTGGGAAGCTTACCTTGGCCGGGAATACTTCAACACTGTTTCAGACAGTGATGTTACAATCAAAAAACTTTCTGACAAAGTAATATACAGACGCTTTTTGAAAATAAAGAAACAGATCAAAGCACTTGAGCAAAAGCCTGGAAAGACAGAAGAGAAGCTGCATGCACTGCGTATCTCTTACAAAAAGCTTCGTTATCTGCTGGAAACCTTTGCCGGTCTGTATCGGAAAAAGAAGATGCAAAAACTTCTCAAAGAGATGAAAAAGATCCAGAAGGTGCTGGGTGACTTTCATGACAGTTGCCAGCAGGATGTTTTACTGGAGCAGTTGCTAAAGATTGAGGAAGATCCGACATTGCGTATCTTTATTTCAGAGGTGCTTCGGCCTGAACTGAAAAAGTATCGGGAAAAAGAGATAAAAGAGATCAAAAAACAATTGGAAAGATTCCTGAGAAAAAAGAAGTGCTACAGGAAGCTTTTCCGTTAA
- the carB gene encoding carbamoyl-phosphate synthase large subunit, translating to MPKRDDIKTILLIGSGPIVIGQACEFDYSGTQAAKTLKELGYRVVLINSNPATIMTDPEFAHRTYIEPINEEVIAKIIKKENVDAILPTMGGQTALNVAMSMHDKGMLEGVEFLGANPAAIKKGEDRQEFKEAMIKIGMDLPISQYAYNMDEALDAAKNIGFPLIIRASYTLAGGGSGVAYNMDEFKEIVRGGLEASPISEILIEESLLGWKEYEMEVIRDRADNCIIVCSIENFDPMGVHTGDSITMAPALTLTDKEYQHMRDASFKILREVGVDTGGSNVQFSINPDTGRMIVIEMNPRVSRSSALASKATGYPIAKVATLLAVGFTLDEITNDITGTPASFEPVIDYIVTKLPRFTFEKFPMADSTLTTAMKSVGEVMSMGRTFKESFQKALCSLETGLTGFNEIKCDGETLVREIRRSNAERMLYVFEGLRRGMSVDAIFDLCKIDRWFLYQLEELAQREKEMDIALLSDATRLREVKSEGFSDAMIAEVINKKEGLNLTENDVYNAREKQDIVLEYNEVDTCAAEFKALTPYLYSTTNITKLPDNHSSSIINPPSEDKKVLVIGGGPNRIGQGIEFDYCCVHAAFALEDMGIKSIMYNCNPETVSTDYDTSDILYFEPIDFEHVRNVIELENPDGVIVHFGGQTPLKLAKNLTAIGAKISGTSAKVIDLAEDRELFSNFITELGLKQPENGTAFAKDEAMAIANRIGYPVLVRPSFVLGGRGMRTVYNDAELREYMDEAVSVSNDAPVLIDKFLDNAIELDVDAICDGKDVYIGSVMQHIEEAGIHSGDSACSLPPVSISDELIAEVKEQTAEIALDLGVIGLLNIQYAIHRGEIYLIEVNPRASRTVPFVSKATGVPLAKVATRVMVQGDLRESLKFYDTFNVVNFDKKIMEPNLKGHVAVKEAVFPFNKLPGSDLILGPEMKSTGEVMGISENFGMSFAKSQFASKNNIPLEGKLFISLTEIDKPHAGEIGKMFTDLGFEIVATSGTHAALEAAGVASTKVLKISEGRPNIDDMIKNEEIALAINTSDNKASKADAKTIRQSVLANHVAYFTTLAAAKATALAIKELKDQDGCLDPKALQDYLA from the coding sequence ATGCCAAAACGCGACGACATCAAAACAATTTTACTTATCGGTTCAGGACCTATTGTCATTGGACAAGCCTGCGAATTCGACTACTCCGGAACCCAGGCGGCAAAGACGCTTAAAGAGCTCGGATACAGGGTTGTTCTCATCAACTCCAACCCCGCTACCATTATGACCGATCCCGAGTTTGCCCACCGTACTTATATTGAACCGATCAACGAAGAGGTAATCGCCAAGATCATCAAAAAAGAGAATGTAGACGCTATTCTGCCTACAATGGGTGGCCAGACTGCATTGAATGTCGCCATGAGTATGCACGACAAAGGGATGCTTGAAGGTGTCGAGTTCCTTGGGGCCAACCCGGCAGCCATCAAAAAAGGTGAGGACAGACAGGAATTCAAAGAGGCAATGATCAAGATCGGTATGGACCTGCCTATCTCTCAGTATGCCTACAATATGGATGAAGCCCTTGATGCAGCGAAAAACATTGGCTTCCCACTCATTATCCGTGCCTCCTACACGCTTGCAGGTGGGGGTTCGGGTGTCGCTTATAATATGGATGAGTTCAAGGAGATCGTTAGAGGCGGCCTTGAAGCATCACCTATCTCGGAGATTCTCATCGAAGAATCATTGCTTGGATGGAAAGAGTACGAGATGGAAGTCATCCGTGACAGGGCAGATAACTGCATCATCGTCTGTTCCATCGAGAACTTCGACCCGATGGGTGTCCATACAGGTGACTCCATCACCATGGCCCCTGCCCTCACACTGACGGACAAAGAATATCAGCATATGAGAGATGCCTCTTTCAAGATCCTCAGGGAAGTAGGTGTCGATACCGGTGGATCGAACGTACAGTTCTCCATCAACCCGGATACCGGCCGTATGATCGTCATCGAAATGAACCCGAGAGTGAGCCGTTCTTCTGCACTGGCATCCAAAGCAACCGGTTATCCTATTGCCAAAGTCGCTACACTTCTGGCTGTCGGATTCACTCTTGATGAAATTACCAATGACATCACAGGCACCCCTGCTTCTTTCGAGCCGGTCATCGACTATATCGTGACCAAACTGCCGCGATTTACTTTCGAGAAATTCCCGATGGCCGACTCGACTCTGACCACGGCTATGAAGTCTGTCGGTGAAGTCATGAGTATGGGAAGAACGTTCAAAGAATCCTTCCAGAAAGCACTCTGTTCACTTGAAACAGGTCTGACCGGTTTCAATGAGATCAAGTGTGACGGCGAAACATTGGTCAGGGAGATCCGCCGCTCCAATGCCGAACGTATGCTTTATGTCTTTGAAGGACTTAGACGCGGCATGAGCGTCGATGCGATCTTCGACCTGTGTAAGATCGACAGATGGTTCCTTTACCAGCTTGAAGAGTTGGCACAGAGAGAAAAAGAGATGGACATCGCCCTGCTCTCTGATGCCACAAGACTCAGAGAGGTCAAAAGCGAAGGTTTCTCCGATGCCATGATCGCTGAAGTAATCAACAAAAAAGAGGGCCTTAACCTCACTGAGAACGATGTCTACAATGCCAGGGAAAAACAGGATATCGTACTGGAGTACAACGAAGTAGATACCTGTGCCGCCGAATTCAAAGCACTGACACCCTACCTCTACTCTACAACAAACATTACAAAGTTGCCTGACAATCATTCATCCTCCATCATCAATCCTCCATCCGAGGACAAAAAAGTCCTCGTCATCGGCGGCGGCCCAAACCGTATCGGTCAGGGTATCGAATTTGACTACTGCTGTGTACATGCGGCATTCGCCCTTGAAGATATGGGTATCAAGTCAATCATGTATAACTGTAACCCCGAAACCGTTTCAACAGACTACGATACATCCGATATCCTCTATTTCGAGCCGATCGACTTCGAACATGTAAGAAACGTCATCGAGCTTGAAAATCCGGATGGGGTTATCGTTCATTTCGGCGGACAGACACCGCTGAAACTGGCTAAGAACCTGACCGCTATCGGTGCGAAGATCTCCGGGACTTCGGCAAAAGTGATCGACCTTGCCGAAGACAGGGAACTGTTCTCCAACTTCATTACCGAGCTCGGACTGAAGCAGCCTGAAAACGGTACAGCCTTTGCCAAAGATGAAGCAATGGCCATTGCCAACCGTATCGGTTACCCTGTTCTTGTACGGCCAAGTTTCGTACTTGGCGGACGCGGGATGAGAACGGTTTATAACGATGCCGAGCTGAGGGAATATATGGACGAAGCTGTCTCTGTCTCCAACGATGCGCCTGTACTCATCGACAAATTCCTCGACAATGCCATTGAACTCGATGTCGATGCCATCTGTGACGGCAAAGATGTCTATATCGGCTCGGTCATGCAGCACATCGAAGAGGCGGGTATCCACTCCGGTGACTCCGCCTGTTCACTGCCTCCGGTCTCCATTTCGGATGAACTGATTGCGGAAGTCAAAGAACAGACGGCAGAGATCGCCCTTGATCTGGGTGTCATCGGACTGCTCAATATCCAGTATGCCATTCACAGAGGTGAGATCTACCTGATCGAGGTGAACCCGAGGGCTTCCAGAACCGTACCGTTCGTCTCTAAAGCGACCGGTGTACCGCTTGCCAAAGTGGCTACAAGAGTGATGGTCCAGGGTGACCTGAGAGAGTCTTTGAAATTCTACGATACTTTCAATGTCGTCAACTTTGACAAAAAGATCATGGAACCGAACCTCAAAGGGCATGTCGCGGTCAAAGAAGCGGTATTCCCTTTCAACAAGCTTCCCGGTTCAGATCTCATTCTTGGGCCTGAGATGAAGTCCACAGGTGAAGTCATGGGTATTTCCGAGAACTTCGGTATGAGTTTTGCCAAGTCCCAGTTCGCTTCCAAGAACAACATTCCTCTGGAAGGCAAACTTTTCATCTCCCTCACCGAGATCGATAAACCGCATGCCGGGGAGATCGGTAAAATGTTCACAGATCTCGGCTTTGAGATCGTGGCAACTTCGGGAACGCATGCAGCGCTTGAAGCAGCCGGCGTAGCATCGACCAAGGTTCTCAAGATCTCTGAAGGCCGTCCGAACATTGACGATATGATCAAGAACGAAGAAATCGCACTGGCGATCAATACCTCTGACAACAAGGCGAGTAAAGCAGATGCAAAAACAATCCGTCAGTCGGTACTTGCGAACCATGTTGCCTATTTCACCACGCTGGCAGCTGCGAAAGCGACTGCACTAGCGATCAAAGAGCTTAAAGACCAGGACGGATGCCTCGATCCAAAAGCACTGCAGGATTATCTGGCATAA
- a CDS encoding DUF503 family protein — MIISNCILHIELPYVHSLKGRRSVVNSIREKLKAFNVSVLDVSGEYAKETDIAFVFLSQNTLGAAQYREKIEKMLERNFSEYHFDLEYEEI, encoded by the coding sequence ATGATTATCTCTAACTGTATACTCCATATTGAACTGCCGTATGTCCATTCTCTGAAAGGGCGCAGGAGTGTGGTTAACAGCATCAGGGAGAAACTGAAAGCCTTTAACGTTTCAGTGCTCGATGTGAGTGGCGAGTATGCCAAAGAAACGGATATCGCATTTGTTTTTCTGTCACAAAATACTTTGGGTGCAGCGCAATACCGTGAAAAGATTGAAAAGATGCTTGAGAGGAATTTCTCGGAGTATCATTTTGATCTGGAGTATGAAGAGATATGA
- a CDS encoding REP-associated tyrosine transposase, whose protein sequence is MANYRRIFEDGYSYYITMVTHRRKPILVENIALLRESFRQSKKVFDYRIEEIVVLPDHLHMIITPAVSVEYPKIIGYVKAYFSRHCDEKYFAEETQSFSRYQRRHKPIWQKRYYEHTIRNEKDMWEKINYMQNNPVKHGLAETIEDWKYSSFQKPA, encoded by the coding sequence ATGGCAAATTATAGAAGAATATTTGAAGATGGTTATAGCTATTACATCACGATGGTGACACACAGACGCAAGCCTATACTTGTGGAAAATATAGCATTGTTACGAGAGAGCTTCAGGCAGAGCAAGAAGGTATTTGATTATCGTATAGAAGAAATCGTTGTGTTGCCTGACCATCTGCATATGATTATCACCCCTGCTGTGAGTGTGGAGTACCCTAAGATTATAGGGTATGTCAAGGCATATTTTTCCCGACATTGTGATGAAAAGTATTTTGCAGAGGAAACACAATCTTTCAGTAGATACCAAAGAAGACATAAACCCATTTGGCAAAAGAGGTATTATGAACACACCATACGAAATGAAAAAGATATGTGGGAGAAGATAAATTATATGCAAAATAATCCCGTGAAACATGGTTTGGCAGAAACCATAGAGGATTGGAAATATTCATCATTCCAAAAACCCGCGTAG